Genomic segment of Bacteroides intestinalis DSM 17393:
CTGAAAGAATACCGCACGGAAATATAGGATCGTTTTACCCACTCCCTACCTACTCCTTACTATAGAACAGGGAGAAGGTGGGGAGCAGATGAGAGGTCGGTGAGACTTAGTAATACAGTGGGTATAGTCTATCTATTTCTGTGATAACTGTTTTACTTCCTCATTTTCTTTTTCAAAACGATAGGTTCCCCCTCTTTCGCTTAGTTCGAACAAGGAAAGTTTTTCGGTTTCATTATCCACAATAAGCAGTGCGCTCTGTTCGGCAAAACGTTTCACGTCAATGCTGAATGGCTCTTCTGTTATTTTTTTATTCACCAGTACGCTGTCATTAATCATTAGTGATAAGGAGTCTCCTACAAATCCTTTCGTTAATGTAATGGTATATGTTTCAATGAAATTCCGGTCTTCATCTTTCTTTTTATCCAGACGCAGACTCATGTAAACGAAGATGACTACTACGAAAATAACAGCAAAAGCCAGGATGCCGTTGCCTACCATAAACTGTTTGTTAGTATTCAGACGATGTGCCATAAAGTTTGAAGTTTTAAGAAAGGTACAAATGTAACGAATAGATGCTATATTTCAGTACCTGAAGAGTAACTTTCTTAGATAAATTGCCTAATATTGCAGTTGCAAAACTTTAAATGAAGATGCCATGAAAAGGAAAGTGACTCTCCTGTTGCTATTATTCTGTATATTTACCCTGCATGCACAAGGAGTGTATAAAACGGATAAAGACCTTTCTTATGTTTCCGATGAGGAAACTGATGCCTATCGAAAAGAACGTTGTAAACTGGATGTCTACTATCCGGTGGACAAGAAAGATTTCCCTACCATTGTATGGTTTCATGGTGGGGGACTGGAAGGTGGCGGTAAGCATATTCCACAAGAATTGATGAATAGAGGCTTTGCTGTAGTAGCGGTGAATTATCGCTTGAGTCCCAAAGCCCAAAATCCTGCTTATATTGAAGATGCTGCCGCGGCTGTGGCGTGGACATTCAGCCATATAGAAGAATTCGGTGGTAGTAAAGATAAGATATTTGTTTCCGGTCATTCGGCAGGAGGTTATCTTTCATTAATGCTGGCTATGGATAAAAAGTATATGGAAGCTTATGGTGCGGATGCCGATAAAGTAGCCGCTTATCTTCCTGTTAGCGGGCAGACCGTAACCCACTTCACTATTCGCAAAGAACGGGGATTGCCGAATGGTATTCCTGTTATTGATGAGTATGCCCCTGTGAATCGTGTACGCAAAGATACCCCTCCCATAATACTGATTACTGGTGACCGTAACCTGGAAATGGCGGATCGTTGGGAAGAAAATGCATTGCTTGCTTCGGTGCTAAAGAATATCGGGAACAAGAAGTCTGCTTTGTACGAACTGCAAGGTTTTAATCACGGCACAGTGCTTGAACCGGCTTGTTTCCTGATTATAAACTATATCCGTGACTACTGTAGAAGCATGGCAGGTCAGAAATAAGTAAGATAAAACTATCTTATTAAATAAAAAACAAAACCATGAGTAGAAAATTGATCTTATTTGTAGCCCTCTCCGGGCTGGTGTCAACTGCTATGGCACAAACTACGGTAGCGCCCGCTATTCCAAGAGACGAGAATATTGAGAAAAAGGTGGAGGCACTGCTCGAAAAGATGACCCTCGAAGAGAAGATTGGCCAAATGACGGAACTTACCATTGATGTCATTACTAAACGTGATAATCCGACTAAAGAGTTCCAGATAGACGATGCATTGCTGGATACTGTTATCGGCAAGTATAAAGTAGGCTCTATCCTGAATGTTCCCCAGGGCATTGCCCAATCCAAAGAGAAATGGGAGGAAATTATTAAGAAGATACAGGATAAATCCATGAAGACCATGGGTATCCCTTGTATTTATGGAGTAGACCAGATACATGGGACCACCTATACGTTGGGCGGTACTTTCTTCCCCCAAGGTATCAATATGGCGGCTACTTTCAACCGGGAACTGGTTCGTGAAGGGGCCCGTATTTCCGCTTACGAAACTAAAGCCGGTAGTATCCCCTGGACATACGCTCCCGTGCTCGACCTGGCTCGCGATGCCCGCTGGCCCCGTCATTGGGAAAATTATGGCGAGGATTGCTATGTGAATGCAGAGATGGGACGCGAAGCTGTCCTCGGTTTCCAGGGCGGTGATCCTAATAATATAGGAAAGCAACAAGTAGCAGCTTGTATCAAGCATTATATGGGATATGGTGTTCCGGTATCGGGTAAAGATCGTACACCTTCATCTATTACTGTGCAGGACATGCGCGAGAAGCATTTTGCTCCGTTCCTCGAAGGTATCAAGGCGGGGGCTTTGTCTGTCATGGTGAACTCTGCCATGAATAATGGACTTCCTTTCCATGCCAACTATGAGCTGTTGACGCAGTGGCTGAAAGAAGACTTGAACTGGGACGGTATGATTGTGACTGACTGGGCGGATATCAACAACCTCTATACCCGCGATAAGATTGTCGGAAGCAAGAAAGAAGCAATTAAAGTGGCTATTAATGCTGGTATCGATATGTCTATGGTTCCTTATGAATGGAGTTTCTGTATCTATCTGAAAGAATTGGTGGAAGAAGGTGAAGTTCCTATGAGCCGTATTGATGATGCAGTGCGCCGTGTGCTACGTATGAAATATCGTTTGGGCTTGTTCGATACGCCTGCTTACAGGCATCAGGATTTTCCGTTGTTCGGTGGAGAGGAACATGCAACTGCTGCTTTGCGGGCTGCCGAAGAGTCTGTGGTATTGCTGAAAAATACAGAAGGTATCTTGCCGTTGGTTTCCGGTAAGAAAATACTGCTGACAGGACCTAATGTGAACTCCATGCGTACGCTCAATGGCGGCTGGTCCTACACTTGGCAAGGTGATAGAGCTGATGAATGTGCTACTGATTACAATACTATTCTTGAATCGTTTACTAATAAGTTCGGTACTTCCAATATCATCTACGAACCGGGTGTCACTTACAAAAAAGGTGGTGCTTGGTGGGAAGAAAATATCCCTGAAATAGATAAGGCTGTAGCAGCAGCGGCTAATGCCGATTATATCGTTGCCTGTATCGGTGAGAACTCCTATTGTGAAACTCCGGGTAACTTGTCGAATCTTTTCCTTTCCAAGAACCAGCTTGATCTGGTGAAAGCATTAGCTACGACCGGAAAGCCGATTATCCTTGTTCTGAATGAAGGCCGTCCACGCATTATCAACGAAATAGAGCCATTAGCAAAAGCCGTTATCAACGCTATGCTTCCGGGTAACTATGGTGGTGACGCTTTGGCAAACCTCGTGGCAGGTGATGCTAATTTCAGCGGAAAGATGCCTTATACCTATCCGAAAGAAATCAACTCGTTATTCACTTATGACTATAAGCCGTGTGAGGACCTTGAGAAGATGCAGGGTGCTTATGATTATGATGCCGTGATGTCCGTACAGTGGGCTTTCGGTTACGGATTGAGTTATACTACCTATGCTTATAGCAACCTCAAAGTAGACAAGTCCAACTTTACAGCCGATGATATACTTACTTTTACGGTTGACGTAAAGAATACAGGTAACCGTATTGGCAAAGAA
This window contains:
- a CDS encoding glycoside hydrolase family 3 N-terminal domain-containing protein, whose protein sequence is MSRKLILFVALSGLVSTAMAQTTVAPAIPRDENIEKKVEALLEKMTLEEKIGQMTELTIDVITKRDNPTKEFQIDDALLDTVIGKYKVGSILNVPQGIAQSKEKWEEIIKKIQDKSMKTMGIPCIYGVDQIHGTTYTLGGTFFPQGINMAATFNRELVREGARISAYETKAGSIPWTYAPVLDLARDARWPRHWENYGEDCYVNAEMGREAVLGFQGGDPNNIGKQQVAACIKHYMGYGVPVSGKDRTPSSITVQDMREKHFAPFLEGIKAGALSVMVNSAMNNGLPFHANYELLTQWLKEDLNWDGMIVTDWADINNLYTRDKIVGSKKEAIKVAINAGIDMSMVPYEWSFCIYLKELVEEGEVPMSRIDDAVRRVLRMKYRLGLFDTPAYRHQDFPLFGGEEHATAALRAAEESVVLLKNTEGILPLVSGKKILLTGPNVNSMRTLNGGWSYTWQGDRADECATDYNTILESFTNKFGTSNIIYEPGVTYKKGGAWWEENIPEIDKAVAAAANADYIVACIGENSYCETPGNLSNLFLSKNQLDLVKALATTGKPIILVLNEGRPRIINEIEPLAKAVINAMLPGNYGGDALANLVAGDANFSGKMPYTYPKEINSLFTYDYKPCEDLEKMQGAYDYDAVMSVQWAFGYGLSYTTYAYSNLKVDKSNFTADDILTFTVDVKNTGNRIGKESVLLFSSDLIASLTPDVRRLRAFEKVELRPGEGKTVTLKVKGSDFAFVGYDGKWILEKGDFRIQTGNQTLNISCTDTKKWDTPNKE
- a CDS encoding alpha/beta hydrolase, encoding MKRKVTLLLLLFCIFTLHAQGVYKTDKDLSYVSDEETDAYRKERCKLDVYYPVDKKDFPTIVWFHGGGLEGGGKHIPQELMNRGFAVVAVNYRLSPKAQNPAYIEDAAAAVAWTFSHIEEFGGSKDKIFVSGHSAGGYLSLMLAMDKKYMEAYGADADKVAAYLPVSGQTVTHFTIRKERGLPNGIPVIDEYAPVNRVRKDTPPIILITGDRNLEMADRWEENALLASVLKNIGNKKSALYELQGFNHGTVLEPACFLIINYIRDYCRSMAGQK